The proteins below come from a single Mytilus edulis chromosome 5, xbMytEdul2.2, whole genome shotgun sequence genomic window:
- the LOC139525470 gene encoding BTB/POZ domain-containing protein 17-like, which translates to MGSIKVPRLDLEDFGHQVDNSTSTIQRLYQLYCDPVLSDLQLIVGQKSYFAHKLILSISSDVFKTMLTNPTWPEAYTDKIYLEEEPHCGLVFEDFLQYLYTGKVHLSHTSVLPVIILADKYNISDLSAVCVEYMCNHLIVPRTESCVLSWLNYSVMCNHRNLEKVCESYITANFQYVMETDEFLTISSDLLLKFLKSSDIVITSEIFLYQYAMKWVEKNILPSIKPETYLPENLSLLMQIVSSIRQCLMSREDLLLFQSGTRQIAEYLHKVTGVSCFPETKSEQYQNLTSSVSTLIKTTQSNTSPRIYTCDAWCTEISVPNVNEVQPGEILGAFYSTPCSFNAESDESWDWHIDLYPRGVLFRGCMMIGHYGNHSIDEVIYERVRLAISSNSSDCRSVKVTVLVYGLQNGVEYVVKAITKTCLFTSEHVIHHVNDLVAFSDLESKQSPFLLGEDHNEFKIKIIIRPFSSLVT; encoded by the coding sequence ATGGGTTCTATTAAGGTTCCACGATTAGATTTGGAGGATTTTGGACACCAAGTTGACAATTCCACGTCTACCATTCAACGTCTCTACCAACTATACTGTGATCCTGTGTTAAGTGACTTGCAGCTTATTGTCGGACAGAAATCATATTTTGCCCATAAATTAATATTGAGTATAAGTAGTGATGTTTTTAAGACAATGTTAACAAATCCTACTTGGCCAGAAGCATATACTGATAAAATTTATTTGGAAGAGGAACCTCATTGTGGACTTGTTTTTGAAGATTTTCTACAGTATTTGTACACAGGAAAGGTTCATCTGAGTCATACAAGCGTTTTACCTGTAATCATTCTGGCCGATAAATATAATATTAGTGACTTATCAGCCGTTTGTGTAGAATACATGTGTAATCATTTAATTGTACCAAGGACAGAAAGTTGTGTGTTATCTTGGCTGAATTACTCTGTCATGTGTAACCATAGAAACTTGGAGAAAGTATGTGAAAGTTATATCACAGCAAATTTTCAGTATGTGATGGAAACCGATGAATTTTTAACAATATCTTCTGATTTGTTATTGAAGTTTTTGAAATCATCAGACATTGTAATAACAAGTGAAATATTCCTTTACCAGTATGCCATGAAATGGGTTGAGAAAAACATTCTACCTTCCATTAAACCAGAGACTTATTTACCTGAAAACCTGAGCTTGTTGATGCAAATAGTTTCATCAATAAGGCAATGTCTTATGTCGAGGGAAGATCTGTTATTATTTCAGAGTGGTACGAGGCAGATAGCTGAATATTTACATAAAGTAACGGGAGTTAGCTGCTTTCCAGAAACCAAAAGCGAGCAATACCAAAATTTAACATCATCTGTCTCGACATTGATTAAAACAACACAGAGCAATACTTCCCCAAGGATATATACTTGTGATGCATGGTGTACTGAAATAAGCGTACCAAATGTTAATGAGGTACAACCAGGGGAAATTTTGGGAGCATTCTACTCTACACCATGTTCTTTTAATGCTGAAAGTGATGAAAGCTGGGATTGGCATATTGATCTTTATCCCAGGGGTGTTTTATTTCGTGGTTGCATGATGATAGGTCACTATGGTAACCATAGTATTGATGAGGTGATTTATGAAAGAGTCCGTCTGGCTATTTCGTCAAATTCATCAGATTGCAGATCTGTGAAAGTGACCGTCTTAGTTTATGGCCTTCAGAATGGTGTTGAATATGTTGTAAAGGCAATAACAAAAACATGTCTTTTCACTTCAGAACATGTAATCCATCATGTTAATGACCTTGTGGCTTTTAGTGACCTTGAATCTAAACAGTCTCCATTCCTTTTAGGTGAAGATCATAAcgaatttaaaatcaaaataattatcaGGCCTTTCAGTTCTCTAGTTACATGA